The following nucleotide sequence is from Trifolium pratense cultivar HEN17-A07 linkage group LG2, ARS_RC_1.1, whole genome shotgun sequence.
TCAACTTCTGCAGAGCACCTGTAGACACTAGTCTGTTCCACAATCACCTGTTTGACAGTTGGGACAACAATAGAATACAAGGTAAGCTCATTCAGTCATTTGAACTCACGTTTTTAGTATAATGGAAGTAGAAATGGTGATACATTTATATAGCCAAGTCACCAACCTGCTCTATTCTTTTTAGCAGATGGTAAAAACTGCTGTTAGAAAATGCTCTGAAGGTCCCACCGATGACCACCTTATCTGCTATCATGTCATGACTATTGCCTCCATTAAAGACAGTTATAGACACAACCTGAGTTGTAATGGGAGCCAAATAGTTAGTTAGGGAAGGTATGCAAGCAAAACTTAGAGAAGAATACACaagattaaaattttgttaaaaggGGTATATATGAGGTAATACATGTGAATCCAATGGATTTGATTCGCGGGAGACAATGCCCTGTAAGCTTATAACTGCAGCTGAAGCGGCCAAAACTGGATCAGCATACTGGTGCGAGTTCGCAGCAAGGGAGCTTTTCCCACTAATCACAGCTCTGAAAAAACCACAACCAGCCAACAGGGGTCCAGGCCTCGACCCAATTACACCTGTTGGAAGTTGATGGGATACATGAACTGCAAATATAGCTTCCACATCCTCCAAAGCACCATCCTGTATCATTCGTTTTGCACCATTACCGGCTTCCTCTGCAGGTTGAAATAACAGAATTACAGTCCCCTGTAATGACACAACAAAAATACTGATTAAGAGCTTATGTTATAGAGGATGTGAAGTATGAAATTTAGTTTAGTGATAACTATAATTTACAAGTAGCTctatcaaaaaataatactccaATTTACAAGTAGCTTATCACGCAAATCAGAAactcagaaaaagaaaggttCTTCCAAGTTTTAAGTGCATGTCAACAAGTGAAAATATTTCATGAAACTTGGGCATTTTATTGAAATTgtgattttcaaatttcaatggcTTTTGCTGCACTTTTGCAAATGACCactccctattttaaaatcaactTTTAATGAAAGTTCTGAGCGGCAGAGCGGGTAACTTGTCTGGTTTGCATTCATTGTGCACAATGCTTGAACTTTTCCGGCAGTAGCTACCAATTGAATTACTTTTACAGGGTAAATAATCTTAAAATACTCTATATGTTCCTAATTATAAGTAGCCATTAGCTTTTTTTGGGTTGGTACATTGGTATTGGTTTGGGACATGGGAGTGTGCTCCTTTTGaagtctgaggttcgattctctctggtgccaatttggatgGGCTAATTtagattcttcaaaaaaaaaaatataagtagccattggaaaaaatatataagttatcatatttttaataacaaatacTTTCAAATCCACACTATTTTCTAAATGCATATTATGGGACTATGAATCTATGGAAtccaaaattttaactttatgaGGTATATTTACTTAAGGAACAAacctataaaattttaaatacataaaattaaaaaaaattaattctatggacttaatttattttattttgttaactATGGAGCTCAATTTTGAGGTATATTGATTAAGGAACTTCTATGCTACTTATAGATGTTCTTAAGATAAAGATTTCTTTTCTTGACCCAACACAAATGCTAACGAGTGTTTTAATGACATATTAatgaatttaataataaaaaaaattatcttctaAGTGctgtatttaatttaattttattttttaaatattcaatttGTGACATTCCAATACAGTAAATATTACTATTTCCCAGGTTTCCTTTTGAACTGCCAatgttttgtaaaatttattcttatttatctattactttaaaattttaatttattttttattaatttattctctTACTTTATCAGGAAGGATTGAAAAAAATGCTATATTGATGAGTGAGccaataaaagtaaaaaagttttgaataaaaaaaatattaacgaaaattcatttttaatttgtatataaCAATCTTAAATGACACAATTGAGAGACTAACAAGTAACAAGTGTCCTGAGAATTATAAATTTGCatttaaattatcaaattttaataaacattttctttgtcaaaaataaaataaaaaacaaactagTACAGGAGAAATGCTAACTTGGGCACAATcccaaataattttatttaggcATACACACAtcattgaaaaaaatttaaagataaaaaaattagtcaCATCATCTTATATTAATccattcttttatcttttaatttttttaacttatgtaTGTGTGtctaagaaaaattaatttaggcTTGTGCCTAGGTAAGAATACCTCCTAGTACAGAGTATATTGTTTAATGTTTAAGCTCACGTGTTAACAAGACTACTTACCCTAAATTTACGTACTAGCCACATCACATCGTCCTTTTCTCTTTAATCGACATAAGCTATCGCTTATCGGCAGCACTATTGAAGTACTACGCACTCTGGCCGATACAAGACAGACAACTTTATTCATAAAGGCCACTTTTGCATTTCTGCACTGTGGCAATAAACACTGAATATTTCCTTAGAACAGGAGGTCTGTGATATTATGTAACATTTTTTGTGGTAACTGAATGAATGACATTTTGTTTAACGTCTGTAAACTTCTCTAActtgatatatatattatgtagtATAAATTAGTGAGACACTAGTATAGTGTATAGATTAAATATTAGTCCtattaatatattgttttttctcATATTATTCGTCTTATATTATTTGCCTCTTTATATAATCgatgaaatattaattattattttactatatatCCTTATTTATACTTAACTACTAGTACTTCATTCACTAAaattagtactccctccgtctcagaATGAGTGAGTCATTTGACTATAAGTGCACTATTCACATATCTTACTTTGAtcctatttttatattaataaataaaaacaaatattagcatataagatgttgttggatatctcgatgagtattttcaaaatatcatatttttataatttttactattatacaattaaaaatattaatcgtcaaagttatgaaTTGACATGCGTGAAGCAGTCAACTGACTCACTCATTGTGGGACGGAGGGATTAGTATAAAATTCTATTTTATCATTAACACTAATGAGTAATCATTTTGCTAAGATGAATGTTTGGAACACTCTTTAATACTTTAATATTTACTTTCTAATTGATtgaaattaatatgaaaaacACTATGTTTTCAATATTTTCTCTAACACTCACTCTGTTCTACATTAAAATTAAGGGTCTTACTAACGTGTGCCCTAAGGGTACATGCTTAGAAACTCAAAGGCAGAATTATAACATCATAAATGCAATAATTTGACTTTTGAAAAGTTAAATGaacaatttttaagaaaaatatttctatattaagttgtttatcatgTGTCTCAGCGcttaggacacatgttaacatttgccTGAAATCAATATGGCaaacatttcttttttaatattcactctctagttaaaaattaatatgggAAACATTTGCCTATATAGATCTCTCACTTTAAAAACAAttcccacatatatatatataaaaagcaAATGTTAAGAGAAAGTATTGATAAAGAGAATTGCTAAAGTTAATCTCTTTGTAACTCTCCAACACTTGCTCTTTGCGCAACTAAAACGTGACATTGTAAGAGGACAAAAGAGATTCTTTTGCATTTTGTCCCATATTTAAGGGATAGAATAGAATACACAAACTTTGGTTTGACAGCTGGTTATACAGTAGATAGATACCAAACGATTTAAAATTCTTCTGGTTGAAAATACTGTAGTAATAATAGTcccaaaacaaaaatagtgGTAAATACTACATGTCTACATGTGCGTCAATATATAAGGGATGAGAGTAAGAACAAACCTTTAATAAATGCTCCCGAGTTTTCAAGATCTTGGCAGCACCAATAAGCATCGCCACATGTGCGTCGTGCCCACAAGCGTGCATTTTGCCAGCTACTTTAGACTTGAACTCCCATTCCACACCTTCCTGGAACGGATCCCAAACAACACATTTTTTTCTTAAGATGGTAAATTTATTAAGGTTTAATCGGTcttttagtcccttaaagatattttaagtTTCATAATGGTTCCTTAAGGAAAAAAGGtcaggattggtcccttaaagacacatttgtttctcaattggtcatttccatcaattttttacaaaaaatgttagttttagtaaactgaattgtggatgtcattaagtgtaagtggtccactaaaaaccttattaatttttaaaattttaaccatttgaattttttgttatatttggagttaaaatttaacgaaaatgacTAATACggcaaaaatatatgtctttaagggaccaatccgggtcttttttttctttaaggtactaatccggacctttttttctttaagggaccattgtaaaacctaaaatgtttttaagggaccaatagactaattaagccatttATTAATTATACCTTGATTTCTAAAATGAATCAAAATTTcaggataaaaataaaaaaacattagtAAAAGGACCATAGATTCACGGAGTGAGTTTATTATAGCAATATACTTCATCCATAACACTTTATTAACAAAAATACGTTTTTTAAGGTTCATTGTATAATATATCTAGTCAGCCAGATATATAATGAAcgtaaaaattgtatttttgcttataaaatgttATGAAGGGGGAAGTAATCAGTacattaataattaaatgaacttaaaaagtatatatatatatatatatatatatatgagataaaaaaaagtaacatttaattttaatgaaaacTAAAATTCATTAATTCAAGCAGAGTTTGGTGTCCACAATAAAGGTAAAAACACTTTATGGTTCAAAACAAAAAGATGTAGCCCTACTACTAGTTTTCTACAATAATTTGAACACTACTTTATAAATTAATGAAATCATAACTAATACTCCATccgatcatttttataaggaacacttagggcaaaaaatttggtcctttttataagaaactttgaccaattttcaaatgttttaaatgttcaattccacttatgcccttatttattatgagagagaatttaaaaataagtaagttagttgaataaagagtaattaaataagggtatacatggaataaatttaaatttataaaagtattaaatgaaaataactatgttaaatgtgtttcattggtctgtgtgattttttcaaaatgttccttataaaaatgaccggaaGGAGTACTAGTAACAATTAggaattagtaaaaaaaaaaagtaacaattaGGAAGgttatttttttatctaataaaaataggaaagttatctataaaattaaaatacttaaTTCATAATACtcttctgtcaaaaaaatattaaccatGCTACTCATAGTTCAATACACAAAAAACTACACAAATCTAGTACTACATTATCTTATTTTTACTTGCAACATAAAAAATTTCTGACAAAACCCTTTAAAAGATTTAAAGGTTTATCCATATATAGATTCAAAAGTCTGACACACCTTTTAAAATGCATCATTAATGTAAGACAGAAAAAAAGAGACAAAATCAGATCAGGTGCAGTACAATATACTAGTACACGTCAAATCAGATATACTCCGTACTAAGATATTCAGAATCTTGTATGACTTATCGTCTCGAAGACTTTTCTAAATCCAACTCACCCAAACTTTTTAATCATAATCATTTAtgagaaatgagaaatgtattaaattttaaaattttaaatgtaCATTATTACTCCATAGCCAAATTTAGGAAACATATTTGTCATGAAATACCAGCATAATTTcacccaaaaattaaaataatttttgtgttttctatTATATTAATAGTACTACTAATTCTAGcaaaaaatataactaattgggaaaaataaataatactacAAAATAGTCAAAAATTGTGGAGTGGAAAGAAAGTGCAACCTGTATGGGAAGTGCATCCATGTCAGCTCTAACTGCAACAAAAGGCGGTCCACCAGTACCGATCCAGGCACGAATACCGGTTTTCGCGAGAGGATACCGATAACTAACTTCCATCAGATCCAACTCTTCTCTAATCAAACGGCTCGTCTCGATTTCCTCAAAAGCCAACTCCGGATTCTCATGAATCTTCCTCCGAACACTTTTCAACCACTCAACTGTCTCCGGCCGCCGTGCTACGTTGAACACCGCCTCCGAACATGCCTCGCTCCAAACTTCGCAGTTTGTTGCCGTCTTCCCTCTCAGCGTCTTGTTTTTGCATAAGGTTATAGTTAACTCTTTGTTATCCCGATCGCTGCATCTCCGATCGGAGAACAAAACGCGGTCGTAAGCGGCGGAAGGTATTTTCACGGCGATTGAAACCGTTAAGTGTTCTAGAATTATAACGGTTATTAAAAATTTGATCGGAAAGTGAAACGAAGAGTTTCggaatttcattttgttttagttttctgCTGAAAAAACAGAgtagagaaaagagagagagagagagagagagagagagagagagagagagagtaatgaAGAAGAGATGAGAGATAGAAAAAGATTATGGAGAATTATAACACGTGGGGATAAAAGAACTTAAAATAATGGACGGAGAGAGAGTGAAAGAGATTactttaaatttattgatttgttgATTAAGAACGGAATTGAAGCACGTGGGTACGACACGGAAGTAAATGTAATGCAGGAACCGCGGTAGGGTGGGTCCAGCCACATTCAGTAGCGTTTACCACCGAAATTAAATGGATGCATAAGCCTACGACACCTAAATTgtctactccctccgtcccaaaaagaatgacccattttgaatatatgcactattcatatatattgttttgaccatatttttctactaataaataaaaataaatattaacatataagatgttgttagattcgtctcgatgagtattttcaaaatatcaattttttataatttttactattatacaattaaagatattagtcgccaaagttatgcattggcatgcgtgtttcggtcaactgggtcattctttttgggacggagggagtattgtaTTTGTACATGTCTGGATAAGTCATAAGCGTTCAGGATTGTTTTGAAAACTGAGGAATTTGACCTTAATCGAAATTTGTCAGTGAAATCAAAGTGATCCAAGTAATAAGGAATTTGATCCTAATCGCGACCAGTCAGTAGAAGCAAAGTGCAACCCTAATCGTGACTTGCtaacactataaagttcttatcctaaaaacaaatgaaaagttCTCGAATAGAAAACTCTCAAATtgataaaattaca
It contains:
- the LOC123907405 gene encoding IAA-amino acid hydrolase ILR1-like 6, producing MKFRNSSFHFPIKFLITVIILEHLTVSIAVKIPSAAYDRVLFSDRRCSDRDNKELTITLCKNKTLRGKTATNCEVWSEACSEAVFNVARRPETVEWLKSVRRKIHENPELAFEEIETSRLIREELDLMEVSYRYPLAKTGIRAWIGTGGPPFVAVRADMDALPIQEGVEWEFKSKVAGKMHACGHDAHVAMLIGAAKILKTREHLLKGTVILLFQPAEEAGNGAKRMIQDGALEDVEAIFAVHVSHQLPTGVIGSRPGPLLAGCGFFRAVISGKSSLAANSHQYADPVLAASAAVISLQGIVSRESNPLDSHVVSITVFNGGNSHDMIADKVVIGGTFRAFSNSSFYHLLKRIEQVIVEQTSVYRCSAEVDFFEKEYTIYPPMVNDDQMYEHVKKVSIDLLGQENFRVVSPVMGAEDFSFYSQVVPSAFFYIGIMNETLGSIHTAHSPHFMIDEDALPIGASVHATVAERYLIEHG